The proteins below are encoded in one region of Aquisphaera giovannonii:
- a CDS encoding glutamine amidotransferase codes for MFGNTSLILGQPWWLALLPPILIPLAWMSYRSLSGLGPLRRALAIGLRAAVITLILLALAELQTVRRSDRLTTMFVIDASNSIPREQQKAAIEYVTDASRKRRKEDLAGVLVFGRAPRVEVPPAPSELNLLGIESTVDPENSDPGAALKLALATFPEDTARRVVFLSDGNENRGNLLEQALAAKALGVQVDVLPIEYRYDSEVLVEKVSIPPDVKKGETVNINVVVRASEPTRGTLQIFQKADRTAVPAAGNEKPVPVELERGVNVFTLKQLITEPNFYTFQAVFVPGEGSGDRKTVNNQAEGFTHARGKAQVLLIEGTKGEHAELVKALREKEIEVKALAAPRIDGTGDVGGDPLPTDLAQLQPYDAVILANVPKESFTESQHQLLASNCHDMGAGLLMLGGRESFGAGGWMNTPVEKALPVDMQIKALKVQGIGAMVLIMHASEIPEGNYWQKVVAKAAINALSTYDYTGMLHWEGQEAWLFTLRPIGTGRGSMLRAIDRMTPGDMPDFDPSLIMAMRGLNNVKDAMTKHIVVISDGDPTPPTSGVLNQLVQSKVTVTTVLTAAHGNDPGSMSTMRNLALRTKGRFYNVTNPRALPRIYQKEARTISRPLIFEQQTPWTPRLNSSTSELTTRLGDDLPGITGLVLTSPKENELVELPIVSPLPTGQVNPVLAHWTYGLGRSVAFTSDAGRRWAKAWPDWSNYAAFWSQVVRWAMRPADHGNLNLTVRREQGRIKIVVDALDKDNQFLNSLRIQGNVVDPALNPSSVELVQTAPGRYEATVENAEASGNYFVNLGYLGPGDTHGVISSGVSVPYSDEYRELKSNPAPLENLASLTDGEVVRWKTSADGRVDPGRTADGADHFRRDPSLVNPRSFAALWPTLLWLAACLFLADVAVRRIAPDTDRMRRAIADRWRRFRGLEPAPASDYMDKLRSRKAEVGEQLDRPRFASRFDAATAPEAPARPADEPLLGGPAPGRPRAEGPASSPPRGGLAPEAPRAEEAGYTNRLLKAKQRVWEEREKEKGNDKDKDAGPPGRPTG; via the coding sequence ATGTTCGGTAACACGTCGCTCATCCTGGGGCAGCCCTGGTGGCTGGCCCTCCTGCCGCCCATCCTGATCCCCCTCGCCTGGATGAGCTACCGCAGCCTGTCCGGGCTGGGGCCGCTCCGGCGCGCGCTCGCCATCGGCCTCCGCGCGGCGGTCATCACGCTGATCCTCCTGGCGCTCGCGGAGCTCCAGACCGTGCGCCGCTCCGACCGGCTGACGACGATGTTCGTGATCGACGCCTCCAACAGCATCCCCCGCGAGCAGCAGAAGGCCGCGATCGAGTACGTGACCGACGCCTCGCGGAAGCGGCGGAAGGAGGACCTGGCCGGCGTCCTCGTCTTCGGCCGGGCGCCCCGCGTGGAGGTGCCTCCCGCCCCCAGCGAGCTGAACCTCCTGGGGATCGAGAGCACCGTGGACCCGGAGAACTCCGACCCGGGCGCCGCGCTCAAGCTGGCGCTGGCGACCTTCCCCGAGGACACCGCCCGCCGCGTCGTCTTCCTCTCCGACGGCAACGAGAACCGGGGCAACCTGCTGGAGCAGGCCCTCGCCGCCAAGGCGCTGGGCGTGCAGGTGGACGTGCTGCCCATCGAGTACCGCTACGACAGCGAGGTGCTCGTCGAGAAGGTCTCCATACCCCCCGACGTGAAGAAGGGCGAGACGGTCAACATCAACGTGGTCGTCCGCGCCAGCGAGCCGACGCGCGGGACCCTCCAGATCTTCCAGAAGGCCGACCGGACGGCCGTCCCGGCGGCCGGCAACGAGAAGCCGGTGCCGGTCGAGCTGGAGCGGGGGGTCAACGTCTTCACGCTCAAGCAGCTGATCACCGAGCCGAACTTCTACACCTTCCAGGCCGTCTTCGTCCCCGGCGAGGGGAGCGGCGACCGCAAGACCGTGAACAACCAGGCCGAGGGCTTCACGCACGCCCGCGGCAAGGCCCAGGTGCTGCTCATCGAGGGCACGAAGGGCGAGCACGCCGAGCTCGTCAAGGCGCTCCGCGAGAAGGAGATCGAGGTCAAGGCCCTCGCCGCCCCCCGGATCGACGGCACGGGCGACGTCGGCGGCGACCCCCTGCCGACGGACCTCGCCCAGCTCCAGCCCTACGACGCGGTCATCCTCGCCAACGTCCCCAAGGAGTCCTTCACCGAGTCGCAGCACCAGCTCCTGGCCTCGAACTGCCACGACATGGGCGCCGGCCTGCTCATGCTCGGCGGCCGGGAGAGCTTCGGCGCGGGGGGCTGGATGAACACGCCGGTGGAGAAGGCCCTGCCGGTGGACATGCAGATCAAGGCGCTCAAGGTCCAGGGCATCGGCGCGATGGTCCTGATCATGCACGCCAGCGAGATCCCCGAGGGGAACTACTGGCAGAAGGTCGTCGCCAAGGCGGCCATCAACGCGCTCTCCACCTACGACTACACGGGCATGCTCCACTGGGAGGGCCAGGAGGCCTGGCTTTTCACCCTGCGGCCGATCGGGACCGGCCGGGGCAGCATGCTCCGGGCCATCGACCGCATGACGCCCGGCGACATGCCCGACTTCGACCCCTCGCTCATCATGGCCATGAGGGGGCTGAACAACGTCAAGGACGCGATGACCAAGCACATCGTCGTCATCTCCGACGGCGACCCGACGCCCCCGACGTCCGGCGTGCTGAACCAGCTCGTCCAGAGCAAGGTCACGGTCACGACCGTGCTGACCGCGGCGCACGGGAACGACCCGGGCTCGATGAGCACGATGCGGAACCTCGCGTTGCGGACCAAGGGCCGTTTCTACAACGTCACCAATCCCAGGGCCCTGCCGCGGATCTACCAGAAGGAGGCGCGGACGATCTCGCGCCCGCTGATCTTCGAGCAGCAGACCCCGTGGACGCCGCGCCTGAACAGCTCGACGAGCGAGCTCACCACGCGGCTGGGCGACGACCTGCCGGGCATCACCGGGCTCGTCCTGACGTCGCCCAAGGAGAATGAGCTCGTCGAGCTGCCGATCGTCTCGCCCCTGCCGACCGGCCAGGTGAACCCGGTTCTGGCCCACTGGACCTACGGCCTGGGGCGATCCGTCGCGTTCACGTCGGACGCCGGCCGGCGGTGGGCGAAGGCCTGGCCGGACTGGTCCAACTACGCGGCCTTCTGGTCCCAGGTCGTCCGCTGGGCGATGCGCCCCGCCGACCACGGCAACCTGAACCTCACGGTCCGCCGCGAGCAGGGCCGGATCAAGATCGTCGTGGACGCGCTGGACAAGGACAATCAGTTCCTCAACAGCCTCCGGATCCAGGGGAACGTCGTCGATCCCGCCCTGAACCCGTCCAGCGTGGAGCTGGTCCAGACGGCGCCGGGGCGGTACGAGGCCACGGTCGAGAACGCGGAGGCCTCCGGGAACTACTTCGTCAACCTCGGGTACCTCGGCCCCGGGGACACGCACGGGGTCATCTCGTCGGGCGTCTCGGTCCCCTACTCCGACGAGTATCGCGAGCTGAAGTCCAACCCGGCGCCCCTGGAGAACCTCGCAAGCCTGACCGACGGCGAGGTCGTCCGCTGGAAGACGTCCGCCGACGGCCGCGTCGACCCGGGCCGGACGGCCGATGGCGCCGACCATTTCCGACGCGACCCGTCGCTCGTCAATCCCCGCTCCTTCGCGGCCCTCTGGCCGACCCTGCTCTGGCTCGCCGCCTGCCTGTTCCTGGCGGACGTCGCCGTCCGCCGGATCGCCCCGGATACCGACCGCATGCGGCGGGCGATCGCCGACCGCTGGCGGAGGTTCCGCGGCCTGGAGCCCGCGCCGGCGAGCGACTACATGGACAAGCTCCGCAGCCGCAAGGCGGAGGTCGGCGAGCAGCTCGATCGCCCTCGCTTCGCCTCCCGGTTCGACGCCGCGACCGCGCCCGAGGCGCCCGCCCGGCCCGCCGACGAGCCCCTGCTGGGCGGCCCGGCCCCGGGACGCCCGCGGGCCGAGGGCCCGGCGTCCAGCCCGCCGCGAGGGGGCCTCGCCCCCGAGGCGCCCAGGGCCGAGGAGGCCGGCTACACGAACCGCCTCCTCAAGGCCAAGCAGCGCGTCTGGGAGGAGCGGGAGAAGGAGAAGGGGAACGACAAGGACAAGGACGCGGGCCCGCCGGGCCGGCCGACCGGATGA
- a CDS encoding TIGR03960 family B12-binding radical SAM protein — protein MLNQELKNQIVSRVLPGVRTPGQYVGGELNSVVKDHATVRGKVCLAFPDTYALGMSHHGLQVLYSLLNAGDWACERVFTPLPDFEAGLREHGLPLTSLETFTPLRDFDVLGFSLQYEICDTNVLTMLDLGGIALHADDRGPEGTLVIAGGPGGQNPELLAPFIDLFVIGDGEPSLPVVCELWTGMKSSGLSREEKLARIAAECPWAYVPRFYEPIYGEDGTIVEIRRTRDDVPASVRPCVIQDLEGTPLPTKPIVPFVETAHDRIAIEIMRGCPWQCRFCQSTVIKRPLRYRTVETIVQSALESYESTGYDEISLLSLSTSDYPHFEELVTRMSEVFTPLGVKISLPSLRITETLKKIPALLQEGRRSGLTLAPEVARDDMREQIRKPINNTDLYDGCAEAFRRGWRKVKLYFMCGLPGERKADLDGIVEMAETIARIGKEVTGRYADVTAAVSNFVPKPHTPYQWNGMKPREYFHWAHKYLRSRVRVRSVSVKVHDIERSLLEGILTRGDRRVAAAVEEAWRRGARLDAWTEYFDANLWWKTFEDMGIDVPFYSQRERPVDEVLPWDHIHIKYGRDYLAKEQNRSVVQLEAMAGAV, from the coding sequence ATGCTCAACCAGGAACTGAAGAACCAGATCGTCTCGCGCGTCCTGCCCGGGGTGAGGACCCCGGGGCAATACGTCGGCGGCGAGCTGAACAGCGTCGTGAAGGACCACGCGACGGTGCGCGGGAAGGTCTGCCTGGCGTTCCCCGACACCTATGCGCTCGGCATGAGCCATCACGGCCTCCAGGTGCTCTACAGCCTCCTGAACGCGGGGGACTGGGCCTGCGAGCGGGTCTTCACGCCCCTGCCGGACTTCGAGGCCGGCCTCCGGGAGCATGGGCTGCCCCTGACGAGCCTGGAGACCTTCACCCCGCTGCGGGACTTCGACGTCCTCGGCTTCTCGCTCCAGTACGAGATCTGCGACACGAACGTCCTGACCATGCTGGACCTGGGCGGCATCGCCCTGCACGCGGACGACCGCGGCCCCGAGGGCACGCTCGTCATCGCCGGCGGGCCGGGCGGCCAGAACCCGGAGCTGCTGGCGCCGTTCATCGACCTCTTCGTCATCGGCGACGGGGAGCCCAGCCTGCCGGTCGTCTGCGAGCTGTGGACGGGAATGAAGAGCTCGGGCCTGTCGCGCGAGGAGAAGCTGGCGCGGATCGCGGCCGAATGCCCCTGGGCCTACGTCCCGAGGTTCTACGAGCCGATCTACGGCGAGGACGGCACGATCGTCGAGATCCGCCGCACCCGGGACGACGTGCCGGCGAGCGTCCGCCCGTGCGTCATCCAGGACCTGGAGGGGACGCCACTCCCCACGAAGCCGATCGTCCCGTTCGTCGAGACGGCCCACGACCGGATCGCCATCGAGATCATGCGCGGCTGCCCCTGGCAGTGCCGGTTCTGCCAGAGCACGGTCATCAAGCGGCCCCTCCGCTACCGGACCGTCGAGACGATCGTCCAGTCCGCGCTGGAGAGCTACGAGAGCACGGGCTATGACGAGATCAGCCTCCTGTCCCTCTCCACGAGCGACTACCCGCACTTCGAGGAGCTGGTGACGCGGATGAGCGAGGTGTTCACCCCGCTCGGCGTGAAGATCTCCCTGCCGAGCCTGCGGATCACCGAGACGCTGAAGAAGATCCCGGCGCTCCTCCAGGAGGGGCGACGGAGCGGCCTGACCCTCGCGCCGGAGGTCGCCCGCGACGACATGCGCGAGCAGATCCGCAAGCCGATCAACAACACCGACCTCTACGACGGTTGCGCCGAGGCCTTCCGTCGCGGCTGGAGGAAGGTGAAGCTCTACTTCATGTGCGGCCTGCCGGGCGAGCGGAAGGCGGACCTGGACGGCATCGTCGAGATGGCCGAGACCATCGCCCGGATCGGCAAGGAGGTCACGGGCCGATACGCCGACGTCACGGCCGCCGTGTCCAACTTCGTCCCCAAGCCCCACACGCCTTATCAGTGGAACGGGATGAAGCCCCGCGAGTACTTCCACTGGGCGCACAAGTACCTGCGGTCCCGGGTCCGGGTGCGGTCGGTGTCGGTCAAGGTCCACGACATCGAGCGGAGCCTGCTGGAGGGCATCCTGACGCGCGGGGACCGCCGGGTCGCCGCCGCCGTCGAGGAGGCCTGGCGCCGCGGCGCCCGGCTCGACGCCTGGACGGAATACTTCGACGCCAACCTGTGGTGGAAGACCTTCGAGGACATGGGCATCGACGTCCCGTTCTACAGCCAGCGCGAGCGGCCGGTGGACGAGGTCCTGCCCTGGGACCACATCCACATCAAGTACGGGCGCGACTACCTGGCCAAGGAGCAGAACCGCTCCGTCGTCCAGCTCGAGGCCATGGCGGGGGCGGTCTGA
- a CDS encoding carbohydrate kinase family protein, producing the protein MSSRVAVFGPAYLDRVIEVDGPLGRAPGDPPLDQSVEGSLGFAGGDSLVLVDGAGDALEIVPPDGWPGPLGRIDVGMDRGFGGGEGALARLRGVAVRDTLGGMGAGFAAALRGRLVHALGAGDDPTSRAVQAMLAAEGIDGRPIRIAGRPADWTLLVSSGVHGDKLAIGFRGCHSALRASDLAEPLSEPCDLRVVAGLSNRLAAAALEAPGARLRLFAPGMRNMTDRSHPVATFARSVDVLCCNRGEWEALHDRDDVAWKVSILVVTDGPRGATARFTTPDGEPGRLTLPTLHRGRPPRDTNHAGEALGATVAATLLEAGWDARTGIVPRDLLRLAMLRGSAAAALVLDRADFGFPSGAEVGEAVRSSGLG; encoded by the coding sequence ATGTCGTCGAGGGTCGCCGTCTTCGGTCCGGCCTACCTGGATCGCGTGATCGAGGTCGATGGCCCGCTCGGCCGGGCGCCGGGAGATCCCCCGCTCGATCAGAGCGTGGAGGGCAGCCTCGGGTTCGCCGGCGGCGACTCGCTCGTGCTGGTGGACGGGGCGGGGGATGCCCTCGAGATCGTCCCCCCCGATGGCTGGCCGGGGCCCCTGGGCCGGATCGACGTCGGCATGGACCGCGGCTTCGGGGGCGGGGAGGGGGCCCTCGCCCGGCTGCGGGGCGTCGCCGTCCGCGACACGCTGGGGGGCATGGGCGCCGGGTTCGCCGCGGCGCTCCGCGGGAGGCTGGTCCACGCGCTCGGGGCGGGCGACGACCCGACCAGCCGGGCCGTGCAGGCGATGCTCGCGGCCGAGGGCATCGACGGCCGGCCGATCCGGATCGCGGGCCGGCCCGCCGACTGGACGCTGCTGGTCTCGAGCGGGGTACACGGCGACAAGCTGGCGATCGGCTTCCGCGGATGCCACTCCGCGCTGCGGGCGTCGGACCTGGCCGAGCCGCTCTCCGAGCCCTGCGACCTCCGGGTCGTGGCGGGGCTTTCCAACCGGCTCGCGGCCGCCGCGCTCGAGGCTCCGGGCGCGCGATTGCGGCTCTTCGCCCCGGGGATGCGGAACATGACGGATCGTTCGCATCCCGTGGCGACGTTCGCACGCTCGGTGGACGTGCTCTGCTGCAATCGGGGCGAGTGGGAGGCCCTGCACGACCGGGACGACGTGGCCTGGAAGGTGTCGATCCTGGTCGTGACGGACGGGCCGAGGGGTGCGACCGCCCGGTTCACGACGCCCGACGGCGAGCCCGGCAGGCTGACCCTCCCGACGCTCCACCGCGGCCGTCCTCCCCGGGACACGAACCACGCCGGCGAGGCGCTGGGCGCGACCGTCGCCGCCACCCTGCTCGAGGCCGGCTGGGACGCCCGGACGGGGATCGTCCCCAGGGACCTGCTCCGCCTGGCGATGCTGCGGGGATCCGCGGCCGCGGCGCTCGTGCTGGATCGGGCCGACTTCGGCTTCCCCTCGGGTGCGGAGGTCGGAGAGGCGGTCCGATCTTCGGGGCTCGGGTGA
- a CDS encoding MBL fold metallo-hydrolase: MATELDSSVESLDHPVDNAPVRSLVHRGLTVEGYSRAAVQTYWRVPELKIGFDMGAQPWSFMTTPNWFVSHSHLDHIAALPVLIARRRMLKMEPPRIHLPEEAMEGVQMLLRAIQRLDRGRMAAELVPVRPGDEIELSRELVVKAFPTKHTIPSLGYLVWERRRKLKPEYHDLTGDQIRDLRLSGVEVSAEIRIPKVAYMGDSAPAGLDVLPEVYRAQVLIMEMTFVAPNERPSIIHKYGHTHLDDILARADRFENEVIIASHFSTRLHPDQIQRVIERRLPDSLRGRLKVWL, encoded by the coding sequence TTGGCGACTGAACTGGACTCGTCCGTGGAATCGCTCGACCACCCGGTGGACAACGCCCCGGTGCGGTCGCTGGTGCACAGGGGGCTGACGGTCGAGGGGTATTCCCGGGCGGCGGTGCAGACGTACTGGCGCGTGCCGGAGCTGAAGATCGGGTTCGACATGGGGGCCCAGCCCTGGTCGTTCATGACGACGCCGAACTGGTTCGTCAGCCATTCCCACCTGGACCACATCGCGGCCCTGCCGGTTTTGATCGCCCGCCGCCGCATGCTCAAGATGGAGCCGCCGAGGATCCACCTGCCGGAGGAAGCGATGGAGGGGGTCCAGATGCTCCTCCGCGCCATCCAGCGGCTGGACCGCGGCCGGATGGCCGCCGAGCTGGTGCCGGTGCGGCCGGGCGACGAGATCGAACTGTCGCGGGAGCTGGTGGTGAAGGCGTTCCCTACCAAACACACGATCCCCTCGCTGGGATACCTGGTCTGGGAGCGGCGGAGGAAGCTCAAGCCCGAATACCACGACCTCACCGGCGACCAGATCCGCGACCTGCGGCTGTCGGGGGTCGAGGTCTCCGCCGAGATCCGGATCCCGAAGGTCGCGTACATGGGGGACTCCGCCCCGGCCGGGCTGGACGTGCTGCCGGAGGTCTATCGCGCGCAGGTCCTGATCATGGAGATGACCTTCGTCGCGCCCAACGAGCGTCCGTCGATCATCCACAAGTACGGCCACACCCACCTGGACGACATCCTCGCCCGGGCCGACCGATTCGAAAACGAGGTCATCATCGCCTCGCATTTCAGCACGCGCCTCCACCCGGACCAGATCCAGCGGGTGATCGAGCGTCGCCTGCCGGACTCACTGAGAGGGCGTCTGAAGGTCTGGCTCTGA
- a CDS encoding NHL repeat-containing protein produces the protein MRRRSTMPRSRKLTALVLLLASATGVVGCGPAGRSVPDLVWGVHGTKPGWLHKPRVAAFDAQDDLYLADLTDRIQVFDRDGQYLRGWRTPDFNVDGPSGLTVDRLGRLLVADTHFYRVLVYSPSGEILLQLGDGVQGTTPGRFGYPTDVVLDKAGNFYVAEYGENDRIQVFSPDGKWLRQWGGHGYEPGEFLRPRALAMDEDERLYVADSCNHRIQVFDTQGKVLRQWGSRGAEPGQMSYPYDLAIGPDKALYVCEYGNHRVQKFTLDGKPLGTWGRSGRGPGELNNPWALAVDSRGEVSVIDSNNHRVQRFRM, from the coding sequence GTGAGACGACGGTCCACGATGCCCCGATCGCGGAAGCTCACGGCGCTCGTCCTCCTCCTGGCGTCCGCGACCGGCGTTGTCGGCTGCGGGCCGGCGGGGCGTTCGGTGCCCGACCTGGTCTGGGGCGTCCACGGGACGAAGCCCGGCTGGCTGCACAAGCCGCGGGTCGCGGCGTTCGACGCGCAGGATGATCTGTACCTCGCCGACCTCACCGATCGGATCCAGGTCTTCGACCGCGACGGCCAATACCTCCGCGGCTGGCGGACGCCGGATTTCAACGTGGACGGGCCGAGCGGCCTGACGGTCGATCGGCTCGGCCGGCTGCTCGTGGCGGACACGCATTTCTACCGCGTCCTCGTCTATTCCCCGTCCGGCGAGATCCTCCTGCAGCTCGGCGACGGCGTCCAGGGGACGACCCCCGGTCGGTTCGGCTATCCGACGGATGTGGTCCTGGACAAGGCGGGGAACTTCTACGTCGCCGAGTACGGCGAGAATGACCGCATCCAGGTCTTCTCCCCGGACGGGAAGTGGCTACGCCAGTGGGGCGGCCACGGCTACGAGCCGGGCGAATTCCTCCGGCCTCGCGCCCTGGCCATGGACGAGGACGAACGCCTCTACGTGGCCGACAGCTGCAACCATCGGATCCAGGTCTTCGACACCCAGGGCAAGGTCCTGCGGCAATGGGGGTCGCGGGGGGCGGAGCCCGGGCAGATGAGTTATCCTTACGACCTGGCGATCGGCCCCGACAAGGCGCTGTACGTGTGCGAATACGGCAATCATCGCGTCCAGAAGTTCACCCTCGACGGCAAGCCGCTGGGCACCTGGGGCCGGTCCGGCCGGGGGCCGGGCGAGCTGAACAATCCCTGGGCGCTCGCGGTGGACAGCCGCGGCGAGGTCTCCGTGATCGATTCGAACAACCACCGCGTGCAGAGGTTCCGGATGTGA
- the pdxA gene encoding 4-hydroxythreonine-4-phosphate dehydrogenase PdxA, giving the protein MAADWDRPRVALTMGDVAGIGPEVIARAWSDPVLHRLCSPLVIGDVGVLRRACKLVGSAAEVASIAAPAEAIPSPTSIPCFTPHAILKAGTLADVPAGRVDRRAGFAAHEFLNVAIDEALDGRIDALVTLPLNKESLRLAGVRHPGHTEILAERCEVAEHAMMLYLAASSDGDAPEAAKPGRPGLGVVHVTLHVALRQVFDLVTIESVLEKIRLAHRAMRPLTGGKPPRVAASSLNPHAGENGLFGDEEIRIIAPAVRLAAAEGIDVHGPYPNDTLYHSALAGAFDAVVAMYHDQGHIALKTAGFRRAVNVTLGLPIVRTSVAHGTAFDIAWKGVADPTSLIEAVRVAARLAAARSADRARA; this is encoded by the coding sequence ATGGCCGCAGATTGGGATCGTCCCCGCGTGGCGCTCACGATGGGGGACGTGGCGGGGATCGGGCCCGAGGTCATCGCGCGGGCCTGGTCCGACCCGGTGCTCCATCGCCTCTGCTCGCCCCTGGTGATCGGCGACGTCGGGGTGCTCCGCCGGGCCTGCAAGCTGGTCGGATCGGCGGCGGAGGTCGCGTCGATCGCGGCCCCGGCCGAGGCGATCCCGTCGCCGACGTCGATCCCCTGCTTCACGCCGCATGCGATCCTGAAGGCGGGTACGCTGGCCGACGTCCCGGCCGGGCGGGTGGACCGCCGCGCGGGGTTCGCGGCCCACGAGTTCCTGAACGTCGCGATCGACGAGGCCCTCGATGGCCGGATCGACGCCCTGGTGACCCTGCCCCTGAACAAGGAGTCGCTCCGGCTCGCGGGCGTCCGCCACCCGGGGCATACGGAGATCCTCGCCGAGCGCTGCGAGGTCGCCGAGCACGCCATGATGCTGTACCTCGCGGCATCGTCGGACGGGGACGCCCCCGAGGCCGCGAAGCCCGGGCGGCCGGGTCTGGGAGTCGTCCACGTCACGCTGCACGTCGCGCTGCGGCAGGTCTTCGACCTCGTGACGATCGAGTCCGTCCTCGAGAAGATCCGCCTGGCTCACCGCGCGATGCGACCGCTCACCGGCGGCAAGCCGCCTCGGGTCGCGGCCTCGTCCCTCAATCCGCACGCCGGGGAGAACGGCCTGTTCGGCGACGAGGAGATCCGGATCATCGCGCCGGCGGTGAGGCTCGCGGCCGCCGAGGGCATCGACGTCCACGGGCCGTATCCCAACGACACGCTCTACCACAGCGCCCTGGCCGGCGCGTTCGACGCCGTGGTGGCGATGTACCACGACCAAGGGCACATCGCGCTGAAGACGGCCGGGTTCCGCCGCGCCGTGAACGTGACGCTCGGCCTGCCGATCGTCCGGACGAGCGTCGCCCACGGGACCGCGTTCGACATCGCCTGGAAGGGCGTCGCCGATCCGACCAGCCTCATCGAGGCCGTCCGCGTCGCCGCCCGGCTGGCCGCGGCCCGGTCCGCGGATCGGGCGCGGGCCTGA
- a CDS encoding Rieske (2Fe-2S) protein: MPEWYAACGSGELDAGRAILREVGGLKLALLREGDSIVALSDRCPHAGGSLGRGWVEEGELVCPLHRWRFRLADGRCTTMRGQSVHRFRAERRGEEVWVLV, translated from the coding sequence ATGCCGGAGTGGTACGCCGCCTGCGGAAGCGGCGAGCTGGACGCGGGCCGCGCCATCCTGCGGGAGGTCGGCGGGCTCAAGCTCGCCCTCCTCCGCGAGGGCGATTCGATCGTCGCCCTGTCCGACCGCTGCCCCCACGCCGGCGGGTCGCTGGGCCGCGGCTGGGTCGAGGAGGGCGAGCTCGTGTGCCCCCTGCATCGCTGGAGGTTCCGCCTGGCCGACGGCCGCTGCACGACGATGCGCGGCCAGTCGGTCCACCGGTTCCGGGCTGAGCGGCGGGGCGAGGAAGTCTGGGTCCTGGTCTGA